The DNA sequence TCCGCGACCTCCGTCATGGGAACGGCAACGCCGCAAGTTCCATCTATAATCAGGGGCAGTGGACACATGAGCGGGAGGTAAGAAGATGCGCGGAAGAGCGGCGATAGCAGGCGTGATGATAACGGCGGTGTTTATAGCTCTTGCGGCTGGCTCCGGCTGCGGCTCTGGCTCTGGTGGAAATAACGGTGGTTCCCCGAACCCGGTGAACGGAGGCGTTGACATCCGTGGCTACATCACAAGCATCTCGGCTTTCGAAGGAGGACAGGGCGCCGGCATGCTCGGCTCCGTGCTCATCGAGGGCGAGTTCGAGGAGGACACCTCCTTCGACCGGGCCAGCGCGACCGTGACGGAGGATACGCGCATCTTCATCGCGAGCGGCGGCGATCGCACCGAAGCTGAGTTCTCCGACCTCGAGGTCGGGCAATACGTGGAGGCTGTTTTCACCGGGCCGGTAGCGGAATCCTATCCCGTGCAGGCCACCGCCGCCGAGATAGTGGTCTTGGAGCCGACGCCCGTCGGCGAGGCCGTGGACTGAGAAGCTCCCGGAACGCTATGTCTGCATCGATTCCTCAAACTC is a window from the Actinomycetota bacterium genome containing:
- a CDS encoding DUF3221 domain-containing protein, producing MNGGVDIRGYITSISAFEGGQGAGMLGSVLIEGEFEEDTSFDRASATVTEDTRIFIASGGDRTEAEFSDLEVGQYVEAVFTGPVAESYPVQATAAEIVVLEPTPVGEAVD